From a region of the Posidoniimonas corsicana genome:
- the thpR gene encoding RNA 2',3'-cyclic phosphodiesterase — MKTRTFIAVEASPEVRSNAVALMDLLAAHGRDYRWVELENLHFTLQFLGDITDQEIVDVCGRVKAAAESFDPFEIEARGVGAFPAADKPKTLWVGVGEGQDRLIELHGAIDDELAELGFRGENRRFVPHLTIGRLIRSARPSQQLAGELSSLERFEAGKMVVDAVTVYASQLRLDGPDYHVLARVTL, encoded by the coding sequence TTGAAGACCCGCACGTTTATCGCCGTTGAGGCCTCGCCCGAGGTTCGGTCGAACGCCGTCGCCCTGATGGACCTGCTGGCCGCTCACGGGCGGGACTACCGGTGGGTGGAGCTGGAGAACCTGCACTTCACGCTGCAGTTCCTCGGCGACATCACGGACCAGGAGATCGTTGACGTCTGTGGCCGCGTGAAGGCGGCCGCCGAGTCGTTCGACCCGTTCGAAATCGAGGCCCGCGGCGTGGGAGCGTTCCCGGCGGCCGACAAGCCCAAGACGTTGTGGGTCGGCGTCGGGGAGGGGCAGGACCGGCTGATCGAGCTGCACGGCGCCATCGACGACGAGCTGGCCGAGCTGGGGTTCCGGGGCGAGAACCGCCGGTTCGTTCCCCACCTGACTATCGGGCGGCTCATCCGCTCCGCCCGCCCCTCCCAGCAGCTAGCGGGCGAGCTGTCCAGCCTCGAGCGCTTCGAGGCGGGAAAGATGGTGGTTGATGCGGTCACAGTCTACGCCAGCCAGCTAAGGCTGGACGGACCCGATTACCACGTGTTGGCCCGCGTGACCCTCTAG
- the recA gene encoding recombinase RecA — MAKRGKASKSTSKKAAKPEKKSLMESVLENSDDLRHTVAAIEKQFGEGAIMPLGSESDRRIEGISTSSLSLDMALGGQGIPCGRIIEVFGPESSGKTTLALHVVAQAQKKGGIAAFIDAEHALDPSWAKKIGVDLETLLVSQPSHGEEAMHITEMLIKSNAVDVIVIDSVAALVPKKELDGEIGDSHVGLQARLMSQSMRKLTGAIAKSKTAVIFINQIREKVGVMFGSPETTPGGRALKFYSSCRIDVRRIGQLKDGEDVVGQRVRTKIVKNKVAPPFRVAEFDMMHKDGISYEGDLIDLGLEQKIIGRTGAWFRYGESQLGQGKEKARLYLKENPGVADEIKSKVLAAGGFDDLLAMTPSEVAAEKKEDEDAEE; from the coding sequence ATGGCAAAGCGGGGAAAGGCGTCCAAGTCCACGTCCAAGAAGGCGGCCAAGCCGGAGAAGAAGTCGTTGATGGAAAGTGTCCTGGAGAACAGCGACGATCTGCGGCACACCGTGGCCGCGATCGAGAAGCAGTTCGGCGAGGGCGCCATCATGCCGTTGGGCAGCGAGTCGGACCGCCGGATCGAGGGGATCTCGACCAGCAGCCTGTCGCTCGACATGGCCTTGGGCGGGCAGGGCATCCCCTGCGGGCGGATCATTGAGGTGTTCGGCCCCGAGTCCAGCGGCAAGACCACCCTGGCGCTGCACGTGGTGGCCCAAGCACAGAAGAAGGGCGGAATCGCCGCGTTCATCGACGCCGAGCATGCGCTCGACCCCAGCTGGGCCAAGAAGATCGGCGTGGACCTGGAAACCCTCTTGGTGAGCCAGCCGAGCCACGGCGAGGAGGCGATGCACATCACCGAGATGCTGATCAAGAGCAACGCGGTCGACGTGATCGTCATCGACTCGGTGGCCGCTCTGGTGCCCAAGAAGGAGCTGGACGGCGAGATCGGCGACTCGCACGTTGGCCTGCAGGCGCGGCTGATGAGCCAGTCGATGCGGAAGCTGACCGGCGCCATCGCCAAGAGCAAAACCGCCGTCATCTTCATCAACCAGATCCGCGAGAAGGTCGGCGTGATGTTCGGCAGTCCCGAAACCACGCCGGGCGGGCGGGCCCTCAAGTTTTATTCGTCCTGCCGGATCGACGTGCGGCGGATTGGCCAGCTGAAGGACGGCGAGGACGTGGTCGGCCAGCGGGTGCGGACCAAGATTGTCAAGAACAAGGTGGCGCCGCCGTTCCGCGTTGCCGAGTTCGACATGATGCACAAAGATGGCATCAGCTACGAGGGCGACCTGATCGACCTGGGGCTGGAGCAGAAGATCATTGGACGCACGGGCGCCTGGTTCCGCTACGGCGAGAGCCAGCTCGGCCAGGGCAAAGAGAAAGCCCGCCTGTACCTAAAAGAGAACCCGGGCGTCGCCGACGAGATCAAGAGCAAGGTCCTGGCGGCGGGCGGCTTCGACGACCTGCTTGCGATGACCCCCAGTGAGGTCGCCGCGGAGAAGAAAGAAGACGAGGACGCCGAAGAGTAA
- a CDS encoding PfkB family carbohydrate kinase, protein MPLLVVGSVAIDNVETPEGGRHDNLLGGSATHFSYAASFFTPVRLVGVVGEDWPAEHTELLQSRNIDTTGLQVVDGGKTFTWTGRYEPNMNDRETLNVELNVFGEFNPVLPESYRKAQYIFLANGVPGVQQKVLDQTPGRRLAVADTMDLWIETQRNDLDALLGQLDGLVLNDSEAKLMTGTENLVKAGHLVRKMGPKFVIIKKGEHGAMFFSEHETYVMPAYPTDKVVDPTGAGDSFAGGMMGYLAEKDDGFEPEQIKTAMAYGTLAASFNVEGFGLARMKEITRDDIEERMVKFRKMLTF, encoded by the coding sequence ATGCCACTGCTCGTTGTTGGATCGGTCGCCATTGATAACGTCGAAACGCCCGAGGGCGGTCGGCACGACAACCTGCTGGGCGGGTCGGCTACGCACTTTTCTTATGCGGCCAGCTTTTTCACCCCCGTGCGGTTAGTGGGCGTGGTGGGCGAGGACTGGCCTGCCGAGCACACCGAGCTGCTCCAGAGCCGCAACATCGACACCACGGGCCTGCAGGTGGTGGACGGCGGCAAGACGTTCACCTGGACCGGCCGGTACGAGCCGAACATGAACGACCGCGAGACGCTCAACGTCGAGTTGAACGTGTTCGGCGAGTTCAACCCGGTGCTGCCCGAGAGCTACCGCAAGGCCCAGTACATCTTCCTGGCCAACGGCGTGCCGGGCGTGCAGCAGAAGGTGCTCGACCAGACCCCCGGTCGGCGGCTGGCCGTTGCCGACACCATGGACCTCTGGATCGAGACCCAGCGGAACGACCTCGACGCGCTGCTCGGCCAGCTCGACGGCTTGGTGCTTAACGACAGTGAAGCCAAGCTGATGACCGGCACCGAGAACCTGGTGAAGGCCGGCCACCTGGTGCGCAAGATGGGCCCCAAGTTCGTGATCATCAAGAAGGGCGAGCACGGCGCCATGTTCTTCTCCGAGCATGAAACCTACGTGATGCCGGCCTACCCAACCGACAAGGTGGTTGACCCAACCGGCGCCGGCGACAGCTTTGCCGGTGGAATGATGGGGTACCTGGCCGAGAAGGACGACGGCTTCGAGCCCGAGCAGATCAAGACCGCCATGGCCTACGGCACCCTCGCGGCCAGCTTCAACGTCGAGGGCTTTGGCCTGGCGCGGATGAAGGAGATCACCCGCGACGACATCGAGGAGCGGATGGTCAAGTTCCGCAAGATGCTGACGTTCTAG
- a CDS encoding GDSL-type esterase/lipase family protein, translating to MSAPPEAPRRVACVGASVTFGRGLENRREECYPAVLGRLLGEGYSVRNFGYSGATAGRETNEPYWRTPSFTSAERFAGQIVVVSLGTNDAQHANLGNLANFRRDYTELVEHLRKAGDNAQVVVALPPPVFDPLPEISIPTLDQTIRPAIAETAEQLGLPLLDGYAMFANRPELFRDNLHPNAEGARMIGQAAYQVVRGL from the coding sequence ATGTCTGCACCCCCTGAAGCTCCCCGCCGCGTAGCATGCGTCGGCGCAAGCGTCACCTTCGGCCGCGGGCTTGAGAACCGCCGCGAGGAGTGCTACCCGGCGGTGCTAGGCCGGCTGCTGGGCGAGGGCTACTCGGTTCGCAACTTCGGCTACAGCGGCGCCACCGCGGGGCGCGAAACGAACGAACCTTACTGGCGGACGCCGTCTTTCACGTCGGCCGAGCGGTTTGCTGGCCAGATTGTGGTGGTCTCACTCGGCACGAACGACGCCCAGCACGCCAACCTCGGGAACCTCGCCAACTTCCGCAGGGACTACACCGAACTGGTCGAGCATTTGCGCAAGGCCGGCGACAACGCGCAGGTGGTGGTCGCCTTGCCCCCGCCGGTGTTCGATCCGCTTCCGGAGATCAGCATCCCAACCCTCGACCAGACGATCCGGCCGGCCATCGCCGAAACGGCCGAACAGCTGGGGCTGCCGCTGCTGGACGGCTACGCGATGTTCGCCAATCGACCAGAGCTGTTCCGCGACAACCTTCACCCCAATGCCGAGGGCGCTCGGATGATCGGCCAGGCCGCTTACCAGGTGGTCCGCGGCCTCTAG